The Streptomyces avermitilis MA-4680 = NBRC 14893 genome contains a region encoding:
- a CDS encoding AfsR/SARP family transcriptional regulator yields MLRFQALGRLTVTNDLGDCTPTAPMARRVLAQLLLCSNNIVMLDAIIDELWGDKPPKSAVPTAQTYIYQLRRQFEPWVPEGTVEQVLATCGTGYMLRVDPDQLDLAAFLRLSKQGRTALAAGDPAAAARLLRQALDLWSGPALADVTAGPSIQAHVVHLTEQRAHTVELRIQADAMLGRHRELVGELKAMLLTHPLNEWYHAQLIKALASSGRRNESLVAYQHLRRTLSAELGLEPSGVLRELHQEVLAGRDSWSDWGVSGRPLAEQLTR; encoded by the coding sequence GTGTTGCGATTCCAGGCACTCGGCCGCCTAACCGTCACCAACGACCTGGGCGACTGCACGCCGACCGCGCCGATGGCGCGGCGGGTGCTGGCGCAGCTGCTCTTGTGCTCGAACAACATCGTCATGCTCGACGCGATCATCGATGAACTATGGGGTGACAAACCGCCGAAGAGTGCCGTCCCCACCGCGCAGACGTACATCTACCAGCTGCGGCGTCAGTTCGAACCGTGGGTGCCGGAGGGTACGGTCGAGCAGGTGCTCGCCACCTGCGGCACCGGCTACATGCTCCGGGTGGACCCGGACCAGCTCGACCTGGCAGCGTTTCTCCGGCTGTCCAAGCAGGGGCGGACCGCGCTCGCCGCCGGCGATCCGGCCGCGGCCGCGCGGTTACTGAGACAGGCCCTCGATCTCTGGTCGGGGCCGGCGCTCGCCGATGTGACCGCCGGCCCGTCGATCCAGGCGCACGTCGTCCATCTCACGGAGCAGCGGGCGCACACCGTCGAACTGCGCATCCAGGCGGACGCAATGCTGGGACGGCACCGGGAACTGGTCGGGGAGCTGAAGGCGATGCTGCTGACCCACCCGCTCAACGAGTGGTACCACGCGCAGCTGATCAAGGCGCTGGCCTCCAGCGGCAGGCGGAACGAATCGCTCGTCGCCTACCAGCATCTGCGCCGGACGCTGTCGGCCGAACTCGGCCTCGAACCCTCGGGGGTGCTGCGGGAACTCCATCAGGAGGTGCTGGCCGGACGCGACTCCTGGTCGGACTGGGGGGTCTCGGGGAGGCCCCTCGCGGAGCAGCTCACCCGGTAG
- a CDS encoding SDR family oxidoreductase has protein sequence MASLEGKTALVTGGRTGLGFGIATALVERGANVVITSRTEDELRKAAAALGEERALGVAGDARDPEHQRIAVETAVDRFGSLDLLVNNVGGTERTARRLVDVDLASYRRTVEINLMSALTWVQTAWHGWLGEHGGAIVNISSIAGELAVPDGTAYGTAKAALNHFTRQMANELAPAVRVNGVASGTVLTDFTRANVEGREDKVIGSIPLRRLGEPADVGAAVAFLLSDEASWITGHTLVVDGGRLLHNR, from the coding sequence GTGGCAAGCTTAGAGGGCAAGACCGCGCTGGTGACGGGCGGTCGGACCGGTCTCGGCTTCGGCATCGCCACCGCGTTGGTGGAGCGGGGCGCGAACGTCGTGATCACTTCACGCACTGAGGACGAGCTGCGCAAGGCGGCCGCCGCACTCGGCGAGGAACGGGCCCTCGGGGTCGCCGGTGACGCCCGCGACCCCGAGCACCAGCGGATCGCGGTGGAGACCGCCGTCGACCGGTTCGGATCCCTCGATCTGCTGGTCAACAATGTCGGCGGTACGGAGCGGACCGCCCGCCGGTTGGTCGATGTCGATCTGGCGTCGTACCGGCGCACCGTCGAGATCAATCTGATGTCCGCCCTGACCTGGGTCCAGACGGCCTGGCACGGCTGGCTCGGCGAGCACGGCGGCGCCATCGTCAACATCTCCTCCATCGCCGGGGAACTCGCCGTTCCCGACGGCACGGCCTACGGGACGGCCAAGGCGGCGCTGAACCACTTCACCCGGCAGATGGCGAACGAGCTCGCCCCCGCGGTCCGGGTGAACGGCGTCGCGTCCGGCACGGTCCTCACCGACTTCACCCGGGCGAACGTCGAGGGCAGGGAGGACAAGGTCATCGGCTCCATCCCGCTGAGGCGCCTCGGCGAACCCGCCGACGTGGGCGCCGCCGTGGCCTTCCTGCTGTCGGACGAGGCATCCTGGATCACCGGGCACACCCTGGTCGTCGACGGCGGCCGGCTCCTGCACAACAGGTAG
- a CDS encoding response regulator — protein MQPDRAGQLRIVLIDDHALLREVVCETLNVEPDMVVVGVAASGAAGIAHCEIEQPGVVLLDGNIPDESVTETAHAIRSTSPNARILIVSMPDDPALVRQLLDCGVRGYLNKSASRNDLVSSIRAVCADNIRIVLHISVEALTHIATTANCQDKLTRREIEILTLVSKAMSNRQISRRLTIAEGTVKRHLGTIFTKLGARSRLEAVNKAVSIGLIARAG, from the coding sequence ATGCAGCCTGACCGCGCCGGCCAGTTGCGGATCGTACTGATCGACGACCACGCGCTGCTGCGCGAGGTGGTGTGCGAGACGCTCAACGTGGAACCGGACATGGTCGTCGTCGGCGTCGCCGCCAGCGGTGCCGCCGGCATCGCGCACTGTGAGATCGAACAGCCCGGCGTCGTGCTGCTCGACGGGAACATTCCTGACGAGTCGGTGACCGAAACAGCGCACGCTATCCGCTCCACCTCGCCGAACGCGAGAATCCTGATCGTCAGCATGCCCGACGATCCGGCGCTGGTGCGCCAATTGCTCGACTGCGGCGTCCGGGGCTATCTGAACAAGTCGGCGAGCCGGAACGACCTGGTGTCCAGCATCCGCGCGGTGTGCGCGGACAACATCCGCATCGTGCTCCACATATCCGTCGAGGCGCTGACGCACATCGCCACGACGGCGAACTGCCAGGACAAGCTCACCCGGCGCGAGATAGAAATCCTGACCCTGGTGAGCAAGGCCATGAGCAACCGGCAGATCTCGCGGCGACTGACTATCGCCGAGGGAACCGTGAAGCGCCACCTGGGCACCATCTTCACGAAGTTGGGCGCTCGCTCCCGGCTCGAAGCGGTCAACAAGGCGGTTTCCATCGGGCTCATCGCCCGCGCCGGGTGA
- a CDS encoding class I SAM-dependent methyltransferase has protein sequence MYRTEHEQRFDNGAPEAPEQLGLLSEILNRETFRTLGEEVRVGHGWRCWEVGAGDGSVARWLAARVGTSGHVVASDLKPQHVPSHPRIEAIRHDLVEDPWPEHAFDLIHARLVLMHVADKEAVAARLAAHLRPGGALVLTDWYCGCADEGIIKSPVDAYTARIFQEYHDGVHKLAGETGMDFEWAARTPDVLSAAGYRDITVRDFRAPGEGGAPTARLARLHSTMLEPFLLSQTSLTEADLSVIREKLLDPEFEMVTNHTYTTVVRVPK, from the coding sequence ATGTACAGAACAGAGCACGAGCAACGCTTCGACAACGGCGCGCCGGAAGCACCCGAGCAGCTCGGCCTGCTCTCCGAGATCCTCAACAGGGAGACCTTCCGCACCCTGGGTGAGGAGGTACGCGTCGGGCATGGGTGGCGTTGCTGGGAGGTGGGCGCCGGGGACGGCTCCGTCGCCCGCTGGCTGGCCGCCAGGGTGGGGACGTCCGGACATGTGGTGGCCAGCGACCTCAAGCCCCAGCACGTACCCAGCCATCCGCGGATCGAGGCGATCCGCCACGACCTCGTCGAGGACCCGTGGCCGGAGCACGCGTTCGATCTCATTCACGCCCGGCTGGTGCTGATGCACGTGGCCGACAAGGAAGCGGTCGCGGCGAGGCTGGCCGCACATCTCCGGCCGGGCGGTGCGCTGGTGCTCACCGACTGGTACTGCGGTTGTGCTGACGAGGGCATCATCAAGTCCCCGGTCGACGCATACACGGCGCGCATCTTCCAGGAATACCACGACGGCGTGCACAAACTCGCCGGAGAAACCGGTATGGATTTCGAATGGGCGGCGCGTACGCCGGACGTTCTGTCCGCCGCCGGCTATCGGGACATCACGGTGCGCGACTTCCGGGCACCGGGGGAGGGCGGGGCGCCGACCGCGCGGCTCGCCCGACTGCACAGCACCATGCTGGAGCCTTTCCTGCTGAGTCAGACATCTCTGACCGAAGCCGACCTCTCCGTAATCCGGGAGAAACTCCTGGACCCGGAATTCGAGATGGTGACCAACCACACGTACACGACCGTCGTGCGGGTGCCGAAGTAA
- a CDS encoding acyl carrier protein produces the protein MATFTQADLVGYIRQAAGEDEGFDLDGDIADITFADMGYDSVAMVEVTLLVERELGIGLPDDDKASKNSTPKQFVELVNELLPASI, from the coding sequence ATGGCGACTTTCACTCAGGCGGACCTGGTGGGGTACATACGCCAGGCGGCCGGCGAGGACGAGGGATTCGACCTGGACGGCGATATCGCCGACATCACGTTCGCCGATATGGGCTATGACTCGGTCGCGATGGTGGAGGTGACGCTCCTGGTCGAGCGTGAACTCGGCATCGGCCTGCCCGATGACGACAAGGCGAGCAAGAACTCGACCCCGAAGCAGTTCGTCGAACTGGTCAACGAGCTGCTGCCCGCGTCGATCTAG
- a CDS encoding ketoacyl-ACP synthase III family protein: protein MSDGLYIAAASSWLPERLTLDEAEQAGLADRARVWNTGIESVCVSPDKSAPEMAVLAARDALGRAAVGAEDLQLLLHACAYHQGHDMWPAASYVQRFCGGGSYPAVEVRQMSNGGMIALELAAGHLRAYGGSTALVTTADRFSLPGFDRWRSDPSTICGDGGTAVVVSTRTGFALLRGLATVSDPGLEHGSRGERFSDAPLAARAPIDLNSDSLVRELGVEALLNRIEAGQREAFDRACAQADVKLGDIDWYVLPNLGRTRMRAQYFDPFGIDPQRSTWSWGRRVGHLGAGDQFAGLAHLVSEGALEPGQTCLLAGVGAGFTWTAGILEIIARP from the coding sequence ATGAGCGACGGACTCTACATCGCCGCCGCGAGTTCGTGGCTGCCCGAGCGGCTGACACTCGACGAGGCGGAGCAGGCCGGCCTCGCCGATCGGGCGCGGGTCTGGAACACCGGCATCGAGTCGGTGTGCGTCTCGCCGGACAAGTCGGCGCCGGAAATGGCGGTGCTGGCGGCACGGGACGCCCTCGGGCGCGCCGCGGTCGGGGCGGAGGACCTGCAGCTGCTGCTGCACGCCTGCGCGTACCACCAAGGTCATGACATGTGGCCGGCGGCGTCGTACGTCCAGCGCTTCTGCGGCGGTGGCTCCTACCCGGCCGTCGAGGTCCGCCAGATGTCCAACGGCGGCATGATCGCCCTGGAACTCGCGGCCGGCCACCTGCGCGCGTACGGCGGGTCGACCGCCCTGGTCACCACGGCCGACCGGTTCAGCCTGCCCGGCTTCGACCGGTGGCGCAGCGACCCGAGCACCATCTGCGGCGACGGCGGCACCGCGGTGGTGGTGTCCACCCGCACCGGCTTCGCCCTGCTCCGCGGACTCGCTACGGTGTCGGATCCCGGGCTGGAGCACGGCAGCCGGGGCGAGCGGTTCAGTGACGCGCCGTTGGCCGCGCGAGCGCCGATCGACCTGAACAGCGACTCCCTGGTGCGCGAACTCGGAGTGGAGGCCCTGCTCAACCGCATCGAAGCGGGGCAACGGGAGGCGTTCGACCGGGCCTGTGCCCAGGCGGACGTCAAACTCGGCGACATCGACTGGTACGTGCTGCCGAACCTGGGCCGGACCCGGATGCGGGCGCAGTACTTCGACCCGTTCGGCATCGATCCGCAGCGCTCGACCTGGTCCTGGGGCCGGCGGGTCGGGCACCTCGGCGCGGGCGACCAGTTCGCCGGTCTCGCCCATCTCGTCTCCGAGGGCGCACTGGAGCCGGGGCAGACGTGCCTGCTGGCAGGCGTCGGCGCCGGCTTCACCTGGACGGCCGGCATCCTGGAGATCATCGCCAGGCCGTGA
- a CDS encoding ketosynthase chain-length factor, which produces MSRAVPENDNGTTPERPRAVITGLGVVAPNGFDTDEYWDAVLHGRGGIDRVTRFDPEQYPATLAGEVADYDVRAYIPGRLVPQTDQTTRLVLMAADAAVRDSSLDPAALPEDQVGIVTGLSAGGLEYSQRELEKLWSLGSDHVSAYLSFSWFYAVNTGQISIRHGWHGPGGVLTGNTSGLDAIAQARRHVVDGLPVVMCGAVESAMCPLGWTIELTTGRMSTVADRTQAYLPFDTAASGYVPGEGGAMVVVEEAGHARGRGARPYSEIAGYATTFDPRPGSAREPGLRRAIESALADAGVTPDEVDVVFADAAGVGELDRAEAAAVTAVFGPRGVPVTAPKTMTGRLYSGGPALDVATASLSMRHGVIPPMINVTDPVRSDQLDLVLDRPRETTVSTALVLARSDGINSAVVLTAA; this is translated from the coding sequence ATGAGTAGGGCAGTCCCGGAGAACGACAACGGCACGACGCCGGAGCGTCCTCGTGCGGTGATCACCGGTCTCGGGGTGGTCGCGCCGAACGGGTTCGACACCGACGAGTACTGGGACGCCGTCCTCCATGGGCGGGGCGGCATCGACCGGGTCACCCGCTTCGATCCGGAGCAGTACCCGGCCACACTGGCGGGCGAGGTGGCCGACTACGACGTGCGCGCGTACATCCCCGGACGTCTGGTGCCGCAGACCGACCAGACCACCCGGCTGGTGCTGATGGCGGCGGACGCCGCTGTCCGGGACTCCTCGCTCGATCCGGCCGCGCTCCCGGAGGACCAGGTCGGCATCGTCACCGGTCTCTCCGCGGGCGGCCTCGAGTACAGCCAGCGCGAGCTGGAGAAGCTCTGGAGCCTCGGCAGCGACCATGTGAGCGCCTATCTCTCGTTCTCGTGGTTCTACGCGGTGAACACGGGTCAGATTTCCATCCGGCACGGGTGGCACGGCCCCGGCGGCGTCCTGACCGGGAACACCAGCGGCCTGGACGCCATAGCGCAGGCCCGCCGGCACGTGGTCGACGGCCTGCCGGTGGTGATGTGCGGCGCCGTGGAGAGCGCGATGTGCCCGCTCGGGTGGACGATCGAGCTGACCACCGGCCGGATGAGCACGGTCGCCGACCGGACCCAGGCCTACCTGCCGTTCGACACCGCCGCGTCCGGCTACGTACCCGGAGAGGGCGGCGCCATGGTCGTCGTCGAGGAGGCCGGACACGCGCGCGGCCGAGGCGCCCGGCCGTACAGCGAGATCGCCGGGTACGCCACCACCTTCGACCCGCGGCCCGGTTCGGCACGGGAGCCCGGGCTGCGCCGGGCGATCGAGTCCGCGCTGGCGGACGCCGGTGTGACGCCCGACGAGGTCGACGTCGTGTTCGCGGACGCGGCCGGGGTCGGCGAACTCGACCGCGCGGAAGCCGCCGCCGTCACCGCCGTGTTCGGTCCACGGGGTGTTCCGGTGACCGCGCCGAAGACGATGACCGGCCGGCTGTACTCCGGTGGCCCGGCGCTCGACGTGGCCACGGCGTCGTTGAGCATGCGGCACGGCGTCATCCCGCCGATGATCAATGTGACCGACCCCGTCCGGTCCGACCAGCTCGACCTGGTGCTCGACCGACCGAGGGAGACGACCGTGTCCACCGCTCTGGTACTGGCCCGCAGCGACGGCATCAACTCCGCGGTGGTGCTGACGGCGGCATGA